Proteins found in one Triticum aestivum cultivar Chinese Spring chromosome 4D, IWGSC CS RefSeq v2.1, whole genome shotgun sequence genomic segment:
- the LOC123098018 gene encoding protein CHAPERONE-LIKE PROTEIN OF POR1, chloroplastic — protein sequence MLAHGLASNPLRASRSPLTPRASSAPLGLVSSLGFNRGRKENVKLFINVDRYTKYNAPSITQRCSRISPLASASFGDMADSSTPIFPRINVKDPYQRLGISKEASEEEIRAARNFLISKYAGHKPSVDAIESAHDKIIMQSFFDRKRPKVDLKKKFRELSQSRPVKAVQGRFYTPSSKFIWKTAITFVLLGVLTLVFPTEEGPTLQVLISCAANIYFLYQRLKSGWKSFFYGFSSFFASWFLATFLMVSVIPPILPGPRNLEVSTACVAYAFLFVSSTFLK from the exons ATGTTGGCGCATGGTCTAGCAAGCAATCCCTTGAGGGCTAGTCGATCTCCACTTACTCCGAGGGCGTCAAGTGCACCCCTGGGACTCGTCTCTTCATTGGGATTCAACAGGGGGCGTAAGGAAAATGTAAAACTTTTTATCAATGTTGATAG ATACACAAAATATAATGCTCCTTCCATTACACAGAGATGTTCCAGAATATCACCACTTGCATCTGCATCCTTTGGTGACATGGCGGACTCTTCAACTC CCATTTTTCCTAGAATCAATGTGAAGGATCCGTATCAACGACTTGGAATCAGCAAGGAAGCATCTGAAGAAGAAATTCGAGCTGCCAGGAACTTTCTCATAAGCAAGTATGCAGGGCATAAGCCAAGTGTTGATGCAATTGAGTCTGCGCATGACAAAATCATCATGCAGAGTTTCTTTGATAGAAAAAGACCAAAAGTGGATCTCAAGAAAAAATTTAGGGAACTTAGTCAGTCACGTCCAGTCAAGGCTGTTCAGGGCAGATTTTACACGCCATCTAGCAAATTTATTTGGAAGACAGCGATTACTTTTGTCTTGCTTGGAGTGCTTACCCTTGTTTTCCCTACTGAAGAAGGTCCAACTCTCCAGGTCTTAATCTCTTGCGCGGCAAATATCTATTTCCTCTATCAGCGGCTTAAAAGTGGATGGAAATCATTCTTTTATGG GTTCAGCTCCTTCTTTGCTTCCTGGTTTCTTGCCACATTCTTGATGGTATCGGTAATTCCGCCTATACTGCCAGGTCCAAGAAACTTAGAAGTGAGCACGGCGTGTGTTGCTTACGCATTCCTTTTTGTATCATCAACCTTCCTGAAGTAG